The Amycolatopsis nigrescens CSC17Ta-90 genomic interval CTGTTCGCGCTGCTCCCGCTGCCGGTCACCGGGCACGCGTCGGACTGGAACCTGCACGACTACACGATGATCTCGATGGAGCTGCACGTGATGAGCGCGGTGGCCTGGACCGGCGGGCTCGGCGCGATGACCGTGCTGCTGGTCAGCAACCGCACGCTGCTCGCGCACGCGCTGCCGCGGTTCTCCAAGCTGGCCACCCTGTGCCTGGTGATGTCCGCGGTGACCGGGCTGTTCAACGGGCTGATCGAGATCTCCCTGACCCCTGGCATCGAGTTCTGGTCCGGGCTGTTCGGCACCGGGTACGGGTTGCTGGTGATCGGGAAGGTGCTGTGCATCGGCGCGATCGCGCTGCTCGGCGCGAACGTCCGGTGGCGGCTGATGCCGCGGATCATCCGGCACCAGCGCACCGCGCTGGCCGGCTGGGCGACCCTGGAGCTGTCCGTGATGGGACTCGCCTTCGGCTTCGCGGCGGTGCTGAGCCGCTCACCGGTCGCCGGTTAGCCCAACACCGCTGGGCCGAATGCCGGTTTTTCGATCATTCTCGTCCTCCCGGGCGGCCTGATGGGGAATGCTTCTTGCCGATCGGGCTAGCCCGCGAGGAGGAGAAGCGGATGGCCGACACTCGTTTCCACCCGGTCATCTGCTCCGACCGGGTGCGGGTGTCCCGCAAGGCACAGGAGGACGAGCGATGAGCGGTGCGGTGGGCACGGCCGAGGTCGGACCGCTCATACCGCGTCAACTGGCCGCGCCGCCCGCCCATTTCACCAACCGGTCCGCGGAGCTGGCCGAGCTGGACCGGATCCTGGACGTCCAGCGCGACCGGCCGTTCGTCCAGGTGATCACCGGCCCCGGCGGGATCGGCAAGACCGCGCTGGCCACGCACTGGACGAACCGGGTCCGCGCCAGGTTCCCGCGCGGGCAGCTGCACGCCGACCTCGGCGCGTTCGCCGCGCAGGGGCCGGTCGACCCCGGGGAAGTGCTCGGCCAGTTCCTCCGTTCGCTCGGCGTCGCCCCCAGCCTGGTGCCGATCGGGCTCGCCGAGCAGATCGCGCTGTACCGCACGCTCACCACCGACAACCCGCTGCTGGTGCTGCTGGACAACGCGGCGTCCACCGAGCAGGTTCGCGCGCTGCTGCCGGGCGGGTCCGCCAGCGTGGTGGTGGTGACCGCGCGGAGCAGGCTCGGCGGGCTGCTCGCCCAGGACGGCGCCGCGCTGCTCACCCTCGAACCGCTCACCCCGGTGCACGGCCGCGAGCTGCTCACCAGGACCCTCGGCGCGCACCGCATCGGTGGCGACGGTGCCGAGGCCACCGACATCGTGCGACTCTGTGGCGGGCTGCCGATCGCGCTCGCCGTGATGGGCGCGCGGCTGGCGACCCGGCCGCGGGCTTCGCTCGCGAAAGCCGCGGCGGATCTGGCCCGCCGCAGGCTTCCGATGCTGTCGGTGAAGGGGGATCTCTCGGTGCAAGCGACGTTCGACCTGTCCTACGAGGCGCTGCCCGCCGAAGCGGCCAGGCTGTACCGGCTGCTCGGCGTGCACCCCGGGGCCGAGTTCTCCACCGGGATCGCGGCCGCCGCGGCCGACCTGCCCGCCGACGACGTGGAACCGCTGCTGGAGGAACTGGTCGACGTCGGCCTGCTGCACGAGCCGGAAGAAGACCGGTACCGGTTCCACGACCTGATCCGGCTGCACGCCAAGGATGCCTCCGATCGGCTGGACAGCCCCCGTGACCGCGAATCGGCGCTGCGGCGGATGCTCGAGTCGTACCTGCACACGGCGTCCGCGACCGGCGAGCTGACCGTGCCGGACCAGAGCCCGATCCCGTACGACTTCGAGTACCAGCCGCACGACCGGCCGTCCTTCGACGAGCCGGAGCAGGCGATGGCCTGGCTGGAGCTGGAGCGGACCAACCTGATCGCCGCGATCGTCACCGCCGCCGAGCACGACCTGCCCGAGCTCGGCTGGCAGCTAGCCGCCGCGATGTGGCCGCTGTTCCTGCTGCGCAAGCACTACCGCGACTTCCTGACCGTCAGCCAGCTCGGCGTGGACTGCGCCAGGCGCTGGGGCAACGGTTCGGCGGAGGCGCTGATGCGCAACCGCTCTGGCTCGGCCTGCCGCGGCGCCGGCCGGTTCGACGAGGCGATCGAGCACTACCGCGGCGGGCTGATGGCCGCGACCGGCGCCGGCGACGAGGCGGCGGCGATCCGCTCGGTGGAGGGCCTCGGCCTGGTCGCGCTCGCCCAGGACCGGCTGCCCGACGCGCTGGAGCTGTTCGAGGACGATCTGGAGCGGTCCACCGGGCTGAACCGGGCGCACGACGTGAGCCTGGCGCTGATCAACCTCGGCGCGACGCTGACCAGGATGGGCCGCGACACCGAGGCCATCGAGCGGCTGAGCCGGGCCAGGGAGCTGCTGGCCGAGCAGGGCGACGAGTACAACGAGGCCAGGGCGCGGACCGACCTCGCCAGGGTGCTCGCCAGGGCGGGGCGCCACGCCGAGGCGGCCGCCGAGCTGGACAGCGCGCTGGCCACCATGCGGCAGCGCGGCTCGCGGTTCGAGGAGGCCAGGGCGCTGGAGGTGCTCGGCGAGGTCGCGGAGGCTGCCGGCGACCTCGACGCGGCCCGGCGGCACTACGAGACGGCGCTGCCGATTTTGCGGGACCTTGGCCGCCCGGAAGCGACGCGGTTGGGTGAGCGACTGGAAACCCTGGACGAAAGTAGCGCGGAGTAGCTGCAACTTGCGCCTTTGGAGCTGCAGGTAACCCTTCAGAGGTGACCAGCCGGGCCGAAATTGTCACTCCAGGTTGTCTATTTTCGGTCAAACGACGAACGGTCCGTTGCTGTCGCCGAATGCCTACCCACCATTCCCAAAACCTCCGATCACCGCGCTTACCCGACCGCCCCTTAAGGCCACCTTGCCTACGTTCAAGGTAGGCAAGGTGGCCTTGAGGGACTTGGGCGACGGTGGTGAGGTCGGATCACCGGTAGCGGGACCAACGGGTGGTTGAACGGCCGCGGCGCAGGTCGTCGAGGCGGCGGCGGAGCTCGCCGCGGACCCGCGGATGGCTGCGCAGAATGGGCAGCACGCTGGTGGTCAGCTTCAATTCCCGCGCCGCGCGCAGTACCTCGAACCCCGGCCAGACGGTCACGTCGAAGCCATAGGCGTCGGCCAGCATGCGATAGCGGCCGGCCGGATCACCGAACCTTTCCCGGCCCACCGCGAGCGGGGTCAGATCCCATTCCGGCGGCCCGGCACAGGAGGAATCGAAATCGCACAGCACCGGCCCGTCCGGGCCGATGATCACATTGCCAGGGTGCGCGTCGCCGTGCACCAGCGTCTTCGGCAGCGGGAACCGCAGTCCGGCCAGGTCGCCTTCCACCCGCGCGCAGCGCTCCAGCAGGAAGTCGCGGTCCGCCGGGTCCAGTTCCTCGGCGTCATCGATCCTGGCGCGGACGTCGTCCAGCGGGTTCCACTCGCCGACCCCCGACGGGGGCGGCAGCAGGTGCACCCGGCGCAGCAGCCCGGCCAGCTCGACCGCGTTGGCCCGGCGCGCCGCCCTCGGCACCCGCTGCCACACGGTGACCCGGTGCTCGCCGATCTCCAGCGGCTGCGCCACACCGGGCAGCAGCCTGATGGCCGGAATGTCGTGTTCGGCGAAGTACCTGGCGACCCGGACCACCTTGGCGGCCCGGTGGCGCAGCGCGCGCGAGCCGACGATCCGCACCACCACCGGCGCGGACGCCAGCGAGTAGACCGCGTTGTTGGTGAACCGGAGCAGGGTGGCGTTCCGGCCGTCGAGGCCGAGCCTGGCGCAGGTCAGCGCAAGCGCCTCATCCAGCTTCTCCCGCGTGAACCGGCCATCCACGGACCGGCTCCCCCGACTGCCTTGACGCTCAGGCGGCGTAGAAGGCGTTGATCCGGTCGGCGAGGTCGCGGGCGTCGCCGTTGTTGCGGCGGCGCTCCGCCTCGTCGCGCATCGGGCGCATCCGGTCCCTGATCCGGGCCGACTTCAGCCCGTCCGCCGAATCCAGCGCCGCCCGGCCGACCCTGGCCCCCTGGTCGATGTCGCCGTCCAGCAGGTGGTTGGTGGCCAGCGCGCTCAGGTTGAACGTCTTGCTGCGCGCCATGTCGTCGCCGTAGGAGTCGATCGCCCTGGTCAGCGCCGGGATCGCGTAGGTGGTGTGCGCGACGTCGACCTTCTGCGCGAGCACCGTGTGCACGGTGCCGATCATCGCGTAGACGTCGGTCTCGTTGAAGAACCTGGCCCAGGACTCGGCGTTGGCCAGGTCCGCGCGGGCGAACTCGTCCTTGCTCCGACCGAGCAGCTTCATCGCCTGCTCGTCGTTCTCCATCATCGCGTAGGCCCACGCCTCGTTCGCGCAGAGAATCGCCACCGCCAGCTCGGAGCCGGACTCCTGCGCGGCGATCTGGCCGAGCTGGAACAGCTTGAGCGCGTCGTTCGGCGCGTCCTGGTGCAGGTAGACGCGGCCCATCCGGTACAGCACGTTGGCCACCAACGGATGGTTCTCGCCTTGTTTCGCCAGGTCGAGCGCGTTCGCGAAATGCCCGCGCGCGGAGTCGACAAGGCCGGTGTCGAAGGAGGTCCAGCCGGCAAGGCTGTGCAGGTCGGCGAGTGCGACGTAGAGCCGGGACTTGACCACCTCGGTCGCACTGGACTCGAGCATCTGCTGCCCCCAGGACAGCTGGGCGACCACGGCGTCGCGGCAGAAACCACCGCCGTACTGGTAGTCCAGGGCGCGCAGCGCCCTGGTCGCGGCTTCGACCTGCCGCACATCGGTCATGCCGATCCGACCGGGTGCCGGCGTCCTCGCGGGGCTCGACGCCCAGGCCGACGGGGACGATCCGAAGACCGCCGCTCCCATCGTGACCTGCGCGGCGTGCGCGAGGAAGTTCCGCCGTTTCACGGACTCGTCCTCCTCAGCCTGCTGGTCGTCGGCAGCGCCGACCACCTTTATCGCCGTGGCCTCGTCGTATGCGAGGCCCATGTATCCACGGGGGACGCCAAGGCCGTCGGCGATCCTGACCAGGACGTCGTAGGCCATCACCTGCCTGCCCTTGAGGATCTCCGACACCTCGGACTGCGACTGGCCGGTCATCGCGGCTATCTGGCGCTGCGAGATGCCTTCGCGCCGCAGTAGCTTGTAAACCGCGCTGATCTCCCTGGCGGCCAGCGCATCCCGCATCTCGTGGCCTTCCCAGGCCTCGGCTGATATGGGATGCCCCTGCCGGGCATCTGCGGCATTACTCGCGTCCATGTGCGCACCCTCACAGTCCGTGGGCGTCGGTGACAAGCGTAGGCATACCCATTCAACCGCGCGAAACCCCGATTCGTCGCCCCTGATCGGCCCGGGCGAACTTCCTCGACCGTTTAACGTGGAACCGGGCCCGGTCGCCGCTATGACGCCAGTTCGGCTTCTCTCCGCTCTCGATTGGTCGCAATGTAGTTCACAGTTCTTCCGTGAGCAGCCGGACACAGCCAGCGATCACGGAGAGCTACCAAGAAGCCCAGCACTACGGCGCGACTACGAAGACAGAGCGGAGTTGACCCAGTGGAGTTCGTGGACTCGATCACAGCAGGACGTGCTGGGACCGCCACGAGCCCCGTGCGGCCCTCAGGGCCGATCACGGTGGCCCGCTCGGCGACCAGGCCCGTCGCTCCGGTTAACCCGCCCGCTGCCGACCCCCGCGCCGCACAGGTGCGCAGGTACGAGAGTGGCCAGCTCGTCTGGCGCGTGCAGTGTGGCGACCTGATCAATCGCGAGCGGTGCGTGACCGTGCTCGTCGAGAACAACCAGGTGGTCCTGGTCGGACCTCCCGGTGAAACAGCGCGACTCTCCGGTGGCCAGCTCGGCCAGCTGCGGGCCGCGCTCAACGAGGCCGCCAAGATGGCGGAAAGGTGACGGTGTTCTAGGTGGATCAGATCCTTGGGCAGGTGCTCCGCAACGCGGTGTGGGAACGCCTCGACATGCTCTCCGACCTGGCGAACCGCGCGGACGCCCAGTCACTGGTCTCGGTGGCCAGGTCCGAGCTGCCCCGGCTGACCGAAGGCTGGCGGGCCATGCTGCTGGCGCACGAGCCGGACGAGCGGGGTGACTGCCCGACCTGCTCCACCCGCTGGCACCGCTGCAAGGCGCCGTGCTCGGTGTGGCAGGTCGCGCACGAGCACCTGGTCGCCGGTGGGCTGGCGCCGCAGCAGGACCTGCGCCGGGCTTGCCGGCGCGGCGGCGAGTCGCGCACCCCGGCCGCCACCGAAACGACCGGACGGCACGCACTGGTGCCACCGGCTCGCCGGGCCCAGCTCGGCGTGGCCACGCAGTAACCCCAGTACCGGCGATGCGCGGCCGACCGACCGCCCCCATCGGGTTGACGCCGCACCTCGCCTTTGCCGAAGGTCGGCTCGTCCGTACCCCCGAGCGAGACGAGCCGACCCTCGGTCTTAGTCCCGATTAATCGAATAATTTACGCGTATCGCCTAGCCAAGGCGGCAATCCGTCGCTATGTTGATCATCAACTGCTGGCGAAAAAATTGCAGATCGCAACCTGTGGACACCCCGCCCACAACTGCGGCCCCGAAACTCCGCGGGCCGGTGCCGTTGCACTCCCCTCCCCCGACCGGCACCGGCCTGCGGCCCCAAATCCCACTAGGCCACTCCTCGCACCCGGGTGATCAGTACCCCGGCGAGCAGGGTGGCCGCCGCGGAAGCCGTGAACAGCCCCGAGTAGCCACCGAGTTCGGCCAGGATGACGGTGGTGACCAGCGGCGCGATCACCTGCGGCAGCGAGTTCGCGATGTTCACCACCCCGAGGTCCTTCGCCCGGTCCTGCGCCGCGGGCAGCACTTCGGTGAGGATCGCCAGCGCCACCGCCCAGTAGGCGCCGAACCCGACCCCGAGCAGTGGCGCCGCCGCGAGCGCCGCCGGCCAGGTCGGCCAGAACACCAGCAGCAGCGCGGCCAACGCCATCGCCACGGATGCACCGAGCACGTACGGCTTGCGCCGGTTGGCGCGGTCGGAGAAGTAGCCGGCGGTCAGCGCGCCGACGGTCAGCGCGGCACCGTAGAGGCCCATCAGGATGAGCAGCCCGGTGTCCGGGTCCGGGTAGCGCACCGCGTCCTTCAGGAAGAACAGCAGATACAGCGTGCCAAGCGCGTTGCCAAGGTTGATCATGAAGTGGCAGCCCCACGCCCAGGCGAAGTCCGGGTGCGCCCGCGGGGAGATCCACAGGTTGGCGACGATCTCGCGGAACCGGCCGCCGGGCCGGAACGCGGCCGGCAGCGTCGCGTCCGGGGTGCGCAGTACGAACGCGGCCGCGCCGGCCAGCACCACCGCGGCGGACACCAGGTAGCCACCGGGCAGGCTGGTCACCAGCACGGTGACCACCAGCGCGCCGAGCACCGTGCCGAGCATCTGGCTGATGCCGACCAGTCCGCCGATCTGCGCGCGCTGCGCGATCGGCACCCGGTCCGGGATGGCGGAGGTCAGGGTGGCCAGCATGCCGTTCAGCCCGGCCTGCACGAGGCACCAGCCCAGCGTCATCACCACGATGTTCCCGGCCTGCGACAGCACGACAAGGCCGAGCGCGCCGGTCACCGCACCGGCGATCGTCCAGGGGTGGCGGCGGCCGAAGCGGGAGCACGTGCGGTCCGAGAGCAGGCCGATCGCCGGGTTCGCCAGTACCGACACCACCGCGCCGATCCCGGTGACCACACCGAACACGGTTTCCTTGTGCGCCGCGTCCAGCAGTTCGGCCTGTTTCGGCAGCAGCACCTGGATCGGCGCGTAGATACCGAGCCAGAGCCCGATGTTGGCGAGGAAGAGCAGGCTGGTCCAGCCGGGCCGGACGCGCACCACCGGTTCGGTCAGCGCCTCCGGAACCGCCGCCTGGCTCATCGCGAGCGCACCAGTTTCCGGTACCACTCGAAGGAATCCTTCGGCGTGCGGCGCTGGGTTTCGTAGTCGACGTGCACCAGCCCGAACCGGGGCGCGTAGCCCTTGGACCACTCGAAGTTGTCCAGCAGGGACCAGACGAAGTAGCCGCGGACGTCCACGCCCGCGTCCATCGCGGCACGGACCGCACCGAGGTGCTCGGCGAGGAAGTCGATCCGCTCGGGGTCCCGGACCTGGCCGTCCGCCGTGACCT includes:
- a CDS encoding ATP-binding protein; protein product: MSGAVGTAEVGPLIPRQLAAPPAHFTNRSAELAELDRILDVQRDRPFVQVITGPGGIGKTALATHWTNRVRARFPRGQLHADLGAFAAQGPVDPGEVLGQFLRSLGVAPSLVPIGLAEQIALYRTLTTDNPLLVLLDNAASTEQVRALLPGGSASVVVVTARSRLGGLLAQDGAALLTLEPLTPVHGRELLTRTLGAHRIGGDGAEATDIVRLCGGLPIALAVMGARLATRPRASLAKAAADLARRRLPMLSVKGDLSVQATFDLSYEALPAEAARLYRLLGVHPGAEFSTGIAAAAADLPADDVEPLLEELVDVGLLHEPEEDRYRFHDLIRLHAKDASDRLDSPRDRESALRRMLESYLHTASATGELTVPDQSPIPYDFEYQPHDRPSFDEPEQAMAWLELERTNLIAAIVTAAEHDLPELGWQLAAAMWPLFLLRKHYRDFLTVSQLGVDCARRWGNGSAEALMRNRSGSACRGAGRFDEAIEHYRGGLMAATGAGDEAAAIRSVEGLGLVALAQDRLPDALELFEDDLERSTGLNRAHDVSLALINLGATLTRMGRDTEAIERLSRARELLAEQGDEYNEARARTDLARVLARAGRHAEAAAELDSALATMRQRGSRFEEARALEVLGEVAEAAGDLDAARRHYETALPILRDLGRPEATRLGERLETLDESSAE
- a CDS encoding MFS transporter is translated as MSQAAVPEALTEPVVRVRPGWTSLLFLANIGLWLGIYAPIQVLLPKQAELLDAAHKETVFGVVTGIGAVVSVLANPAIGLLSDRTCSRFGRRHPWTIAGAVTGALGLVVLSQAGNIVVMTLGWCLVQAGLNGMLATLTSAIPDRVPIAQRAQIGGLVGISQMLGTVLGALVVTVLVTSLPGGYLVSAAVVLAGAAAFVLRTPDATLPAAFRPGGRFREIVANLWISPRAHPDFAWAWGCHFMINLGNALGTLYLLFFLKDAVRYPDPDTGLLILMGLYGAALTVGALTAGYFSDRANRRKPYVLGASVAMALAALLLVFWPTWPAALAAAPLLGVGFGAYWAVALAILTEVLPAAQDRAKDLGVVNIANSLPQVIAPLVTTVILAELGGYSGLFTASAAATLLAGVLITRVRGVA
- a CDS encoding helix-turn-helix transcriptional regulator, which produces MDASNAADARQGHPISAEAWEGHEMRDALAAREISAVYKLLRREGISQRQIAAMTGQSQSEVSEILKGRQVMAYDVLVRIADGLGVPRGYMGLAYDEATAIKVVGAADDQQAEEDESVKRRNFLAHAAQVTMGAAVFGSSPSAWASSPARTPAPGRIGMTDVRQVEAATRALRALDYQYGGGFCRDAVVAQLSWGQQMLESSATEVVKSRLYVALADLHSLAGWTSFDTGLVDSARGHFANALDLAKQGENHPLVANVLYRMGRVYLHQDAPNDALKLFQLGQIAAQESGSELAVAILCANEAWAYAMMENDEQAMKLLGRSKDEFARADLANAESWARFFNETDVYAMIGTVHTVLAQKVDVAHTTYAIPALTRAIDSYGDDMARSKTFNLSALATNHLLDGDIDQGARVGRAALDSADGLKSARIRDRMRPMRDEAERRRNNGDARDLADRINAFYAA
- a CDS encoding aminoglycoside phosphotransferase family protein translates to MDGRFTREKLDEALALTCARLGLDGRNATLLRFTNNAVYSLASAPVVVRIVGSRALRHRAAKVVRVARYFAEHDIPAIRLLPGVAQPLEIGEHRVTVWQRVPRAARRANAVELAGLLRRVHLLPPPSGVGEWNPLDDVRARIDDAEELDPADRDFLLERCARVEGDLAGLRFPLPKTLVHGDAHPGNVIIGPDGPVLCDFDSSCAGPPEWDLTPLAVGRERFGDPAGRYRMLADAYGFDVTVWPGFEVLRAARELKLTTSVLPILRSHPRVRGELRRRLDDLRRGRSTTRWSRYR